Proteins encoded by one window of Glycine soja cultivar W05 chromosome 15, ASM419377v2, whole genome shotgun sequence:
- the LOC114387934 gene encoding eukaryotic translation initiation factor 2 subunit gamma-like, with translation MSRKGLMEQDLSKLDVTKLHPLSPEVISRQATINIGTIGHVAHGKSTVVKAISGVQTVRFKNELERNITIKLGYANAKIYKCEDERCPRPMCYKAYGSGKEDSPMCDVPGFENSKMKLLRHVSFVDCPGHDILMATMLNGAAIMDGALLLIAANESCPQPQTSEHLAAVEIMRLQHIIILQNKVDLIQENVAINQHEAISKFIQGTVADGAPVVPISAQLKYNIDVVCEYIVKKIPIPERNFVSPPNMIVIRSFDVNKPGYEVDEIKGGVAGGSILRGVLKVNQFIEVRPGIVVKDESGNIRCTPIYSRIVSLYAEQNELQFAVPGGLIGVGTTMDPTLTRADRLVGQVLGEVGSLPEVFVELEVNFFLLRRLLGVRTKGSERQGKVSKLAKGEMLMLNIGSMSTGARVVAVKNDLAKLQLTSPVCTSKGEKIALSRRVEKHWRLIGWGQIQAGITLDVPPAPQLS, from the exons ATGTCACGGAAGGGTTTGATGGAACAAGACCTGAGTAAGTTGGATGTGACAAAGTTGCATCCACTTTCTCCAGAAGTCATATCTCGGCAGGCTACTATTAATATTG GCACTATAGGTCATGTGGCACATGGCAAGTCGACAGTTGTGAAAGCAATATCAGGAGTCCAG ACTGTGCGTTTCAAAAATGAGTTGGAGCGTAACATTACAATCAAGCTTGGCTATGCTAATGCAAAAATATACAAGTGTGAAGATGAACGGTGTCCAAGGCCTATGTGCTACAA GGCTTATGGAAGTGGAAAGGAAGATAGTCCTATGTGTGATGTGCCAggatttgaaaacagcaagatGAAATTGCTGAGACATGTTTCATTTGTGGATTGTCCG GGACATGATATTCTTATGGCTACAATGCTTAATGGAGCAGCAATCATGGATGGAGCTTTGCTACTCATTGCTGCCAATGAAAGCTGCCCACAACCACAAACCTCTGAGCATTTAGCTGCTGTGGAAATTATGCGTCTACAGCACATAATAATTCTTCAGAACAAGGTAGACTTGATTCAAGAAAATGTGGCTATCAATCAGCATGAGGCAATTTCAAAGTTTATAcaa GGAACTGTTGCTGATGGTGCACCAGTAGTACCTATTtcagcacagttgaagtatAATATTGATGTTGTGTGTGAGTATATTGTGAAGAAGATCCCAATCCCTGAAAGGAACTTTGTTTCTCCTCCTAATATGATCGTTATTCGGTCATTTGATGTCAATAAACCTGGTTATGAGGTTGATGAAATAAAAGGAGGTGTAGCTGGTGGGAGCATTTTGAGG GGTGTTTTGAAGGTCAATCAATTCATTGAAGTTCGTCCTGGGATTGTTGTTAAAGATGAGAGTGGAAATATCAGATGCACGCCCATATACTCAAGAATAGTTTCATTGTATGCTGAACAAAATGAGCTTCAATTTGCTGTTCCTGGAGGCCTAATTGGTGTTGGGACAACAATGGATCCCACTTTGACACGTGCTGATAGGTTGGTAGGTCAAGTTTTGGGAGAGGTTGGATCACTACCTGAGGTTTTTGTTGAACTTGAG GTAAACTTTTTCCTGCTTCGGCGGCTCCTTGGTGTCCGAACAAAAGGGTCTGAGAGACAGGGAAAGGTATCCAAGCTGGCTAAAGGAGAGATGTTAATGTTGAACATTGGATCAATGTCGACGGGGGCTAGAGTAGTTGCTGTGAAGAATGACTTGGCGAAGTTGCAACTCACTTCCCCTGTGTGCACTAGCAAGGGCGAGAAGATTGCACTTAGTCGTCGTGTTGAGAAGCATTGGCGTCTTATTGGGTGGGGACAAATCCAAGCTGGAATCACTCTTGATGTCCCTCCCGCCCCCCAACTGAGTTGA